In the Mycolicibacter sp. MU0102 genome, one interval contains:
- a CDS encoding D-alanine--D-alanine ligase family protein: MNSHERTRVAVVFGGRSSEHAISCVSAGSILRNLDPQRFEVVAVGITPEGAWVLTDGNPDTLAITDRQLPAVSNDSGAELALAADPQRAGQLVAFSAAGPAEVLESVDVVFPVLHGPYGEDGTVQGLLELAGVPYVGAGVLASAAGMDKEFTKKLLAADGLPIGPYAVLRPAQETLSIDDRERLGLPLFVKPARGGSSIGVSRVTSYDELPAAIAEARRHDPKVIVEAAIVGREIECGVLEFPDGSLGASTVGEIRVAGVADRDDSFYDFATKYLDDAAELDVPAKIDDDVAEAVQQLAIRAFAALDCQGLARVDFFLTDNGPVINEINTMPGFTTISMYPRMWAASGVDYPTLLATMVDTALARGVGLR; this comes from the coding sequence GTGAATTCCCACGAACGCACCCGCGTGGCCGTCGTCTTCGGTGGCCGCAGTAGCGAGCACGCCATCTCCTGCGTCTCGGCGGGCAGCATCCTGCGCAACCTGGATCCGCAGCGCTTCGAGGTCGTCGCAGTAGGCATCACCCCGGAGGGGGCGTGGGTGCTCACCGACGGCAACCCCGACACGTTGGCGATCACTGACCGCCAACTGCCGGCGGTCAGCAACGACTCCGGCGCCGAACTGGCGCTGGCGGCCGACCCGCAGCGAGCCGGTCAGCTGGTCGCGTTCTCCGCCGCCGGGCCCGCGGAGGTGCTGGAATCGGTCGACGTGGTGTTTCCGGTGCTGCACGGCCCCTATGGCGAGGACGGCACCGTACAGGGACTGCTCGAGCTGGCCGGGGTGCCCTATGTCGGTGCCGGCGTGCTGGCCAGCGCGGCGGGCATGGACAAGGAGTTCACCAAGAAGCTGCTGGCCGCCGACGGCCTGCCGATCGGCCCCTACGCGGTACTGCGGCCCGCCCAGGAGACGTTGTCGATCGACGATCGGGAGCGGCTGGGGCTGCCGCTGTTCGTCAAACCCGCGCGCGGCGGGTCCTCGATCGGGGTCAGCCGGGTGACCTCGTACGACGAGCTTCCCGCGGCGATCGCCGAGGCACGCCGGCACGACCCGAAGGTCATCGTCGAGGCCGCGATCGTCGGCCGTGAAATCGAATGCGGGGTGCTCGAATTCCCCGACGGCTCGCTGGGCGCCAGCACCGTGGGGGAGATCCGGGTGGCCGGCGTGGCCGACCGCGACGATTCGTTCTACGACTTCGCCACCAAATACCTCGACGACGCAGCCGAACTCGACGTGCCCGCCAAGATCGACGACGACGTCGCCGAAGCCGTGCAGCAGTTGGCGATTCGCGCCTTCGCCGCGCTGGACTGCCAGGGGTTGGCCCGGGTGGACTTCTTCCTGACCGACAACGGCCCGGTGATCAACGAGATCAACACCATGCCCGGATTCACCACGATCTCGATGTACCCGCGGATGTGGGCGGCCAGCGGCGTGGACTACCCGACGCTGCTGGCGACGATGGTCGACACCGCCCTGGCTCGCGGCGTGGGGCTCCGCTGA